Proteins from a single region of Thunnus maccoyii chromosome 23, fThuMac1.1, whole genome shotgun sequence:
- the tnnt2e gene encoding troponin T2e, cardiac isoform X3 — protein sequence MYCLVSGVSAAVTVSAASDESHSKMKEAAPEVEEPPPAEEPAEEEPPAEEPAHEEIPHVDEDDSKPKPKTFAPPMSVPKIPEGEKVDFDDIHRKRQEKDLAELQSLIEAHFIQRKKDEEELIALVNRIEKRRAERAEQQRIRTEQEKERQARLAEEKERKEQEEARRKQDEDAKKKKALTNRTQQYGGVQQRQDGKKGAKKQTEREKKRKILADRRKPLQVDHLSEDKLKEKANELWQWLLTLEAEKFDLGERLKRQKYDCQRKRQGQGQGEIDRRISESSSWRRLKTSSSVEFDDINIHLKVVHITNKETCAFETIFVF from the exons ATGTATTGCCTTGTTTCCGGTGTGTCTGCTGCCGTTACAGTGTCTGCTGCAAGTGATGAAAGCCATAGCAAGAtga AGGAGGCTGCACCTGAAGTAGAAG AACCTCCTCCAGCAGAAG AGCCAGCAGAAGAAG AACCTCCAGCAGAAg AGCCAGCACATGAAG AGATTCCACACGTAGATGAAG ATGACTCTAAACCCAAACCAAA GACATTTGCTCCACCTATGTCTGTGCCAAAGATACCTGAGGGAGAAAAAGTCGACTTTGAT GACATCCACAGGAAGCGTCAGGAAAAGGATCTGGCTGAGCTGCAGTCCCTGATCGAGGCCCACTTCATTCAGAGGAAGAAGGACGAGGAGGAGCTCATCGCTCTCGTTAACAGGATC GAAAAGCGTCGTGCTGAGAGGGCTGAACAGCAGAGGATCCGTACTGAGCAGGAAAAGGAGAGGCAGGCTCGTCTCGCT gaagaaaaggagaggaaggagcAAGAGGAAGCACGTAGGAAGCAGGATGAGGAtgccaagaagaagaaggccCTAACAAACAGGACTCAGCAGTATGGTGGCGTCCAACAGAGG CAAGATGGCAAAAAGGGAGCAaagaagcagacagagagagagaagaagaggaagatcCTGGCGGACAGGAGGAAGCCTCTCCAAGTTGACCATCTCAGTGAGGACAAACTGAA GGAGAAGGCCAATGAGCTGTGGCAGTGGCTGCTGACACTGGAGGCTGAGAAGTTTGACCTTGGCGAGAGactgaaaagacagaaatatgat TGCCAAAGGAAGAGGCAAGGCCAAGGGCAGGGTGAGATAGACAGGCGTATCAGCGAGAGCTCTTCGTGGAGGCGTCTGAAAACGAGCAGCAGTGTTGAATTTGATGACATAAACATACACTTAAAGGTTGTACACATAACCAATAAAGAGACTTGTGCTTTTGAGacaatatttgtgttttga
- the tnnt2e gene encoding troponin T2e, cardiac isoform X2: MDPKLLQSKMSEEEEVVEEMQEEEVETQQEEEEAAPEVEEPPPAEEPAEEEPPAEEPAHEEIPHVDEDDSKPKPKTFAPPMSVPKIPEGEKVDFDDIHRKRQEKDLAELQSLIEAHFIQRKKDEEELIALVNRIEKRRAERAEQQRIRTEQEKERQARLAEEKERKEQEEARRKQDEDAKKKKALTNRTQQYGGVQQRQDGKKGAKKQTEREKKRKILADRRKPLQVDHLSEDKLKEKANELWQWLLTLEAEKFDLGERLKRQKYDCQRKRQGQGQGEIDRRISESSSWRRLKTSSSVEFDDINIHLKVVHITNKETCAFETIFVF, encoded by the exons gTTATTGCAATCCAAGAtgtctgaagaagaagaagtcgtTGAGGAGATGCA GGAGGAAG AGGTAGAAACCCAGCAAGAGGAAG AGGAGGCTGCACCTGAAGTAGAAG AACCTCCTCCAGCAGAAG AGCCAGCAGAAGAAG AACCTCCAGCAGAAg AGCCAGCACATGAAG AGATTCCACACGTAGATGAAG ATGACTCTAAACCCAAACCAAA GACATTTGCTCCACCTATGTCTGTGCCAAAGATACCTGAGGGAGAAAAAGTCGACTTTGAT GACATCCACAGGAAGCGTCAGGAAAAGGATCTGGCTGAGCTGCAGTCCCTGATCGAGGCCCACTTCATTCAGAGGAAGAAGGACGAGGAGGAGCTCATCGCTCTCGTTAACAGGATC GAAAAGCGTCGTGCTGAGAGGGCTGAACAGCAGAGGATCCGTACTGAGCAGGAAAAGGAGAGGCAGGCTCGTCTCGCT gaagaaaaggagaggaaggagcAAGAGGAAGCACGTAGGAAGCAGGATGAGGAtgccaagaagaagaaggccCTAACAAACAGGACTCAGCAGTATGGTGGCGTCCAACAGAGG CAAGATGGCAAAAAGGGAGCAaagaagcagacagagagagagaagaagaggaagatcCTGGCGGACAGGAGGAAGCCTCTCCAAGTTGACCATCTCAGTGAGGACAAACTGAA GGAGAAGGCCAATGAGCTGTGGCAGTGGCTGCTGACACTGGAGGCTGAGAAGTTTGACCTTGGCGAGAGactgaaaagacagaaatatgat TGCCAAAGGAAGAGGCAAGGCCAAGGGCAGGGTGAGATAGACAGGCGTATCAGCGAGAGCTCTTCGTGGAGGCGTCTGAAAACGAGCAGCAGTGTTGAATTTGATGACATAAACATACACTTAAAGGTTGTACACATAACCAATAAAGAGACTTGTGCTTTTGAGacaatatttgtgttttga
- the tnnt2e gene encoding troponin T2e, cardiac isoform X1 produces MHCLFSSLRLLQSKMSEEEEVVEEMQEEEVETQQEEEEAAPEVEEPPPAEEPAEEEPPAEEPAHEEIPHVDEDDSKPKPKTFAPPMSVPKIPEGEKVDFDDIHRKRQEKDLAELQSLIEAHFIQRKKDEEELIALVNRIEKRRAERAEQQRIRTEQEKERQARLAEEKERKEQEEARRKQDEDAKKKKALTNRTQQYGGVQQRQDGKKGAKKQTEREKKRKILADRRKPLQVDHLSEDKLKEKANELWQWLLTLEAEKFDLGERLKRQKYDCQRKRQGQGQGEIDRRISESSSWRRLKTSSSVEFDDINIHLKVVHITNKETCAFETIFVF; encoded by the exons ATGCattgtctgttttcttctctcaggTTATTGCAATCCAAGAtgtctgaagaagaagaagtcgtTGAGGAGATGCA GGAGGAAG AGGTAGAAACCCAGCAAGAGGAAG AGGAGGCTGCACCTGAAGTAGAAG AACCTCCTCCAGCAGAAG AGCCAGCAGAAGAAG AACCTCCAGCAGAAg AGCCAGCACATGAAG AGATTCCACACGTAGATGAAG ATGACTCTAAACCCAAACCAAA GACATTTGCTCCACCTATGTCTGTGCCAAAGATACCTGAGGGAGAAAAAGTCGACTTTGAT GACATCCACAGGAAGCGTCAGGAAAAGGATCTGGCTGAGCTGCAGTCCCTGATCGAGGCCCACTTCATTCAGAGGAAGAAGGACGAGGAGGAGCTCATCGCTCTCGTTAACAGGATC GAAAAGCGTCGTGCTGAGAGGGCTGAACAGCAGAGGATCCGTACTGAGCAGGAAAAGGAGAGGCAGGCTCGTCTCGCT gaagaaaaggagaggaaggagcAAGAGGAAGCACGTAGGAAGCAGGATGAGGAtgccaagaagaagaaggccCTAACAAACAGGACTCAGCAGTATGGTGGCGTCCAACAGAGG CAAGATGGCAAAAAGGGAGCAaagaagcagacagagagagagaagaagaggaagatcCTGGCGGACAGGAGGAAGCCTCTCCAAGTTGACCATCTCAGTGAGGACAAACTGAA GGAGAAGGCCAATGAGCTGTGGCAGTGGCTGCTGACACTGGAGGCTGAGAAGTTTGACCTTGGCGAGAGactgaaaagacagaaatatgat TGCCAAAGGAAGAGGCAAGGCCAAGGGCAGGGTGAGATAGACAGGCGTATCAGCGAGAGCTCTTCGTGGAGGCGTCTGAAAACGAGCAGCAGTGTTGAATTTGATGACATAAACATACACTTAAAGGTTGTACACATAACCAATAAAGAGACTTGTGCTTTTGAGacaatatttgtgttttga
- the tnnt2e gene encoding troponin T2e, cardiac isoform X6: MHCLFSSLRLLQSKMSEEEEVVEEMQEEEVETQQEEEEAAPEVEEPPPAEEPAEEEPPAEEPAHEEIPHVDEDDSKPKPKTFAPPMSVPKIPEGEKVDFDDIHRKRQEKDLAELQSLIEAHFIQRKKDEEELIALVNRIEKRRAERAEQQRIRTEQEKERQARLAEEKERKEQEEARRKQDEDAKKKKALTNRTQQYGGVQQRQDGKKGAKKQTEREKKRKILADRRKPLQVDHLSEDKLKEKANELWQWLLTLEAEKFDLGERLKRQKYDINQLLARVQDHQGAKGRGKAKGRVR, translated from the exons ATGCattgtctgttttcttctctcaggTTATTGCAATCCAAGAtgtctgaagaagaagaagtcgtTGAGGAGATGCA GGAGGAAG AGGTAGAAACCCAGCAAGAGGAAG AGGAGGCTGCACCTGAAGTAGAAG AACCTCCTCCAGCAGAAG AGCCAGCAGAAGAAG AACCTCCAGCAGAAg AGCCAGCACATGAAG AGATTCCACACGTAGATGAAG ATGACTCTAAACCCAAACCAAA GACATTTGCTCCACCTATGTCTGTGCCAAAGATACCTGAGGGAGAAAAAGTCGACTTTGAT GACATCCACAGGAAGCGTCAGGAAAAGGATCTGGCTGAGCTGCAGTCCCTGATCGAGGCCCACTTCATTCAGAGGAAGAAGGACGAGGAGGAGCTCATCGCTCTCGTTAACAGGATC GAAAAGCGTCGTGCTGAGAGGGCTGAACAGCAGAGGATCCGTACTGAGCAGGAAAAGGAGAGGCAGGCTCGTCTCGCT gaagaaaaggagaggaaggagcAAGAGGAAGCACGTAGGAAGCAGGATGAGGAtgccaagaagaagaaggccCTAACAAACAGGACTCAGCAGTATGGTGGCGTCCAACAGAGG CAAGATGGCAAAAAGGGAGCAaagaagcagacagagagagagaagaagaggaagatcCTGGCGGACAGGAGGAAGCCTCTCCAAGTTGACCATCTCAGTGAGGACAAACTGAA GGAGAAGGCCAATGAGCTGTGGCAGTGGCTGCTGACACTGGAGGCTGAGAAGTTTGACCTTGGCGAGAGactgaaaagacagaaatatgat ATCAATCAGCTCCTGGCTCGCGTTCAGGACCACCAGGG TGCCAAAGGAAGAGGCAAGGCCAAGGGCAGGGTGAGATAG
- the tnnt2e gene encoding troponin T2e, cardiac isoform X5 produces the protein MHCLFSSLRLLQSKMSEEEEVVEEMQEEEVETQQEEEEAAPEVEEPPPAEEPAEEEPPAEEPAHEEIPHVDEDDSKPKPKTFAPPMSVPKIPEGEKVDFDDIHRKRQEKDLAELQSLIEAHFIQRKKDEEELIALVNRIEKRRAERAEQQRIRTEQEKERQARLAEEKERKEQEEARRKQDEDAKKKKALTNRTQQYGGVQQRQDGKKGAKKQTEREKKRKILADRRKPLQVDHLSEDKLKEKANELWQWLLTLEAEKFDLGERLKRQKYDINVLQTRINEQQKFAKGRGKAKGRVR, from the exons ATGCattgtctgttttcttctctcaggTTATTGCAATCCAAGAtgtctgaagaagaagaagtcgtTGAGGAGATGCA GGAGGAAG AGGTAGAAACCCAGCAAGAGGAAG AGGAGGCTGCACCTGAAGTAGAAG AACCTCCTCCAGCAGAAG AGCCAGCAGAAGAAG AACCTCCAGCAGAAg AGCCAGCACATGAAG AGATTCCACACGTAGATGAAG ATGACTCTAAACCCAAACCAAA GACATTTGCTCCACCTATGTCTGTGCCAAAGATACCTGAGGGAGAAAAAGTCGACTTTGAT GACATCCACAGGAAGCGTCAGGAAAAGGATCTGGCTGAGCTGCAGTCCCTGATCGAGGCCCACTTCATTCAGAGGAAGAAGGACGAGGAGGAGCTCATCGCTCTCGTTAACAGGATC GAAAAGCGTCGTGCTGAGAGGGCTGAACAGCAGAGGATCCGTACTGAGCAGGAAAAGGAGAGGCAGGCTCGTCTCGCT gaagaaaaggagaggaaggagcAAGAGGAAGCACGTAGGAAGCAGGATGAGGAtgccaagaagaagaaggccCTAACAAACAGGACTCAGCAGTATGGTGGCGTCCAACAGAGG CAAGATGGCAAAAAGGGAGCAaagaagcagacagagagagagaagaagaggaagatcCTGGCGGACAGGAGGAAGCCTCTCCAAGTTGACCATCTCAGTGAGGACAAACTGAA GGAGAAGGCCAATGAGCTGTGGCAGTGGCTGCTGACACTGGAGGCTGAGAAGTTTGACCTTGGCGAGAGactgaaaagacagaaatatgat ATCAATGTACTCCAGACCCGAATCAATGAGCAGCAGAAGTT TGCCAAAGGAAGAGGCAAGGCCAAGGGCAGGGTGAGATAG
- the tnnt2e gene encoding troponin T2e, cardiac isoform X4 has product MSEEEEVVEEMQEEEVETQQEEEEAAPEVEEPPPAEEPAEEEPPAEEPAHEEIPHVDEDDSKPKPKTFAPPMSVPKIPEGEKVDFDDIHRKRQEKDLAELQSLIEAHFIQRKKDEEELIALVNRIEKRRAERAEQQRIRTEQEKERQARLAEEKERKEQEEARRKQDEDAKKKKALTNRTQQYGGVQQRQDGKKGAKKQTEREKKRKILADRRKPLQVDHLSEDKLKEKANELWQWLLTLEAEKFDLGERLKRQKYDCQRKRQGQGQGEIDRRISESSSWRRLKTSSSVEFDDINIHLKVVHITNKETCAFETIFVF; this is encoded by the exons AtgtctgaagaagaagaagtcgtTGAGGAGATGCA GGAGGAAG AGGTAGAAACCCAGCAAGAGGAAG AGGAGGCTGCACCTGAAGTAGAAG AACCTCCTCCAGCAGAAG AGCCAGCAGAAGAAG AACCTCCAGCAGAAg AGCCAGCACATGAAG AGATTCCACACGTAGATGAAG ATGACTCTAAACCCAAACCAAA GACATTTGCTCCACCTATGTCTGTGCCAAAGATACCTGAGGGAGAAAAAGTCGACTTTGAT GACATCCACAGGAAGCGTCAGGAAAAGGATCTGGCTGAGCTGCAGTCCCTGATCGAGGCCCACTTCATTCAGAGGAAGAAGGACGAGGAGGAGCTCATCGCTCTCGTTAACAGGATC GAAAAGCGTCGTGCTGAGAGGGCTGAACAGCAGAGGATCCGTACTGAGCAGGAAAAGGAGAGGCAGGCTCGTCTCGCT gaagaaaaggagaggaaggagcAAGAGGAAGCACGTAGGAAGCAGGATGAGGAtgccaagaagaagaaggccCTAACAAACAGGACTCAGCAGTATGGTGGCGTCCAACAGAGG CAAGATGGCAAAAAGGGAGCAaagaagcagacagagagagagaagaagaggaagatcCTGGCGGACAGGAGGAAGCCTCTCCAAGTTGACCATCTCAGTGAGGACAAACTGAA GGAGAAGGCCAATGAGCTGTGGCAGTGGCTGCTGACACTGGAGGCTGAGAAGTTTGACCTTGGCGAGAGactgaaaagacagaaatatgat TGCCAAAGGAAGAGGCAAGGCCAAGGGCAGGGTGAGATAGACAGGCGTATCAGCGAGAGCTCTTCGTGGAGGCGTCTGAAAACGAGCAGCAGTGTTGAATTTGATGACATAAACATACACTTAAAGGTTGTACACATAACCAATAAAGAGACTTGTGCTTTTGAGacaatatttgtgttttga